From the Gallaecimonas kandeliae genome, one window contains:
- the fusA gene encoding elongation factor G has translation MTRSIPIARYRNIGISAHIDAGKTTTTERILFYTGISHKIGEVHEGTAVMDWMAQEQERGITITSAATTTAWKGMAGNFEEHRINIIDTPGHVDFTIEVERSMRVLDGAVMVYDAVGGVQPQSETVWRQANKYAVPRIAFVNKMDRVGADFLRVEKQIRERLKGLAVPIQLPLGAEDDFHGVVDLVKMRAILWDDASMGTTFSYEDIPAALMPLAREWREHMVEAAAEGSAELLDKYLGGEELSEEEIKRGLRARTLRNEIVPMLAGSAYKNRGVQALLDAVVEYLPSPADVPAIKGHDEKDNEIERHPTDDEPFSALAFKIMTDPFVGQLTFFRVYSGIANAGEAVYNPTKGQKERLGRILQMHANDRKEIKEVHAGDIAAAVGLKGVTTGDTLCDINNPIILEKMNFPEPVISQAIEPRTKADQEKMGLALGRLAQEDPSFRVRSDEESGQTIISGMGELHLEILVDRLKREFGVEASVGRPQVAYRETVRQAVADVEGKFVKQTGGRGQYGHVVIRLEPQEEGKGYAFLDEVKGGVVPREFIPAVDKGIQETMTSGVLAGYPVVDVRVALVDGSSHDVDSNENAFRTAASMAFKEAMRRAQPQLLEPLMDVEVETPEEFMGNVIGDLTARRGAMQGMEDLHGGVKQISALVPLSEMFGYATNLRSLTQGRATFSMEFKHYAPAPKEVLEQVQAKGG, from the coding sequence ATGACCCGCAGCATTCCCATAGCCCGCTACCGCAATATCGGCATCAGCGCCCATATCGACGCCGGCAAGACTACCACCACGGAGCGCATCCTCTTCTACACGGGGATCAGCCACAAGATTGGGGAAGTGCACGAGGGCACGGCCGTCATGGACTGGATGGCCCAGGAGCAGGAGCGGGGCATCACCATCACCTCGGCGGCCACCACCACGGCCTGGAAGGGCATGGCCGGCAATTTCGAAGAGCACCGCATCAACATCATCGACACCCCCGGCCATGTGGACTTCACCATAGAGGTGGAGCGCTCCATGCGGGTGCTGGACGGCGCCGTCATGGTCTATGACGCCGTCGGCGGCGTCCAGCCCCAGTCCGAGACCGTCTGGCGCCAGGCCAACAAGTACGCGGTGCCGCGCATCGCCTTCGTCAACAAGATGGACAGGGTGGGCGCCGATTTCCTGCGGGTGGAAAAGCAGATCCGCGAGCGCCTCAAGGGCCTGGCCGTGCCCATCCAATTGCCTTTGGGGGCCGAGGACGACTTCCACGGCGTGGTGGATCTGGTGAAGATGCGGGCCATCCTCTGGGACGACGCCAGCATGGGCACCACCTTCAGCTACGAGGACATCCCAGCCGCGCTGATGCCCCTGGCCAGGGAATGGCGCGAGCACATGGTGGAGGCCGCCGCCGAAGGCTCGGCCGAGCTCCTGGACAAGTACCTGGGCGGCGAGGAGTTGAGCGAAGAGGAAATCAAGCGCGGCTTGCGGGCCAGGACCCTGCGCAACGAGATAGTGCCGATGCTGGCCGGCAGCGCCTACAAGAACCGCGGCGTGCAGGCGCTCTTGGACGCCGTGGTGGAATACCTGCCGTCGCCGGCGGACGTGCCGGCCATCAAAGGCCATGACGAGAAGGACAACGAGATAGAGCGCCACCCCACGGACGACGAGCCCTTCTCGGCCCTGGCTTTCAAGATAATGACCGATCCCTTCGTCGGCCAGCTCACCTTCTTTAGGGTCTATTCCGGCATCGCCAATGCCGGCGAAGCCGTCTACAACCCCACCAAGGGCCAGAAGGAGCGGCTGGGGCGCATCCTGCAGATGCACGCCAACGACCGCAAGGAAATCAAGGAGGTCCATGCCGGCGACATCGCCGCCGCCGTCGGCCTCAAGGGGGTCACTACGGGGGACACCCTCTGCGACATCAACAATCCCATCATCCTCGAGAAGATGAATTTCCCCGAGCCCGTCATCTCCCAGGCCATAGAGCCCAGGACCAAGGCCGACCAGGAGAAGATGGGCCTGGCCCTGGGCCGCCTGGCCCAGGAGGACCCGTCCTTTAGGGTGCGCAGCGACGAAGAATCCGGCCAGACCATCATCTCCGGCATGGGCGAGCTGCACCTGGAGATCCTGGTGGACCGCCTCAAGCGCGAATTCGGCGTCGAGGCCAGCGTCGGCCGGCCCCAGGTGGCCTACCGGGAGACGGTGCGCCAGGCGGTGGCCGACGTCGAAGGCAAGTTCGTCAAGCAGACCGGCGGCCGCGGCCAGTACGGCCATGTGGTGATCCGCCTCGAGCCCCAGGAGGAGGGCAAAGGCTATGCCTTCCTCGACGAGGTCAAGGGCGGGGTGGTGCCCCGGGAATTCATACCGGCGGTGGACAAGGGCATACAGGAGACCATGACCTCGGGAGTGCTGGCCGGCTACCCCGTGGTGGACGTGCGGGTGGCCCTGGTGGATGGCTCCTCCCACGACGTGGACTCCAACGAGAACGCCTTTCGCACCGCCGCCTCCATGGCCTTCAAGGAGGCCATGCGCCGGGCCCAGCCCCAGTTGCTGGAACCGCTGATGGACGTGGAGGTGGAGACCCCCGAGGAGTTCATGGGCAACGTCATCGGCGACCTCACCGCCAGGCGCGGTGCCATGCAGGGCATGGAGGATCTCCACGGCGGCGTCAAGCAGATCAGCGCCCTGGTGCCGCTGTCGGAGATGTTCGGCTACGCCACCAACCTGCGCTCCCTGACCCAGGGCCGCGCCACCTTCAGCATGGAGTTCAAGCACTATGCCCCCGCCCCCAAAGAGGTGCTGGAACAGGTGCAGGCCAAAGGCGGCTAG